From one Xyrauchen texanus isolate HMW12.3.18 chromosome 17, RBS_HiC_50CHRs, whole genome shotgun sequence genomic stretch:
- the cct3 gene encoding T-complex protein 1 subunit gamma, protein MMGRPVLVLSQNIKRESGRKVQIGNISAAKTIADIIRTCLGPRAMMKMLLDPMGGIVMTNDGNAILREIQVQHPAAKSMIEISRTQDEEVGDGTTSVIILAGEMLSVAEQFLEQQMHPTVVISAYRQALDDMLNILKDISTPVDVSNREMMLKIINSAINTKALSRWSTLACNIALDAVLTVELEENGRKEIDIKKYAKVEKVPGGFIEDSCVLKGVMVNKDVTHPRMRRLIKNPRIVLLDCSLEYKKGESQTDIEITREEDFARILQMEEEYIQHICEDVIRLKPDLIFTEKGISDLAQHYLMKANITAIRRVRKTDNNRIARACGARIASRTDELREEDVGTGAGLFEVKKIGDEYFTFVTECKDPKACTILLRGASKEILAEVERNLQDAMQVCRNVLLDPYLLPGGGAVEMAVSHRLTERSRALTGVEQWPYRAVAQALEVIPRTLIQNCGASAIRVLTALRAKHTQEGNSSWGVNGETGTLAEVEQLGIWEPLAVKAQTYKTAVETAILLLRIDDIVSGHKKKGDGQTGGAPMEDKE, encoded by the exons ACCATTGCAGATATAATCAGGACATGTCTGGGACCAAGGGCTATGATGAAG ATGCTTCTGGATCCCATGGGTGGTATTGTCATGACCAATGATGGCAATGCAATTCTGAGAGAG ATCCAGGTCCAGCACCCTGCTGCCAAGTCCATGATTGAGATTAGTCGTACACAGGATGAGGAGGTTGGAGATGGGACCACCTCTGTTATTATTCTGG CGGGTGAGATGCTGTCAGTGGCTGAGCAGTTTCTGGAACAGCAGATGCATCCTACCGTGGTGATCAGTGCATACAGACAGGCTCTTGATGACATGTTGAACATACTCAAAGACATCAG CACCCCAGTAGATGTGAGTAATCGGGAGATGATGCTGAAGATAATAAACTCAGCCATCAACACCAAAGCTCTTAGCCGCTGGTCCACCCTGGCCTGTAACATTGCTCTTGATGCTGTTCTTACTGTTGAGCTGGAGGAGAATGGACGCAAGGAGATCGACATAAAGAAATATGCCAAAGTCGAAAAG GTGCCTGGTGGCTTCATTGAGGACTCGTGTGTGCTTAAGGGGGTTATGGTAAATAAGGATGTAACCCATCCACGTATGAGAAGACTCATCAAGAACCCCAGAATTGTTTTGCTCGATTGCTCTCTGGAGTACAAGAAGGGTGAGAGCCAG ACTGATATTGAGATCACTCGTGAAGAAGACTTTGCCCGCATCCTGCAGATGGAGGAAGAGTACATTCAGCATATCTGTGAGGACGTCATCCGTCTCAAACCCGACTTGATCTTCACTGAAAAGGGCATTTCAG ATCTGGCTCAGCACTATTTGATGAAAGCAAACATCACTGCTATCCGTCGCGTCAGAAAGACAGACAACAACCGCATTGCAAG AGCATGTGGGGCACGTATTGCCAGCAGAACAGATGAGCTCCGTGAAGAGGATGTTGGTACAGGAGCTGGACTGTTTGAAGTGAAGAAGATCGGTGATGAGTATTTCACCTTTGTCACAGAGTGTAAAGACCCTAAAGCCTGTACCATCCTGCTGAGAGGAGCCAGCAAAGAGATCTTGGCG GAAGTGGAGCGAAACCTTCAGGATGCCATGCAGGTATGTCGTAACGTTCTGTTGGACCCATATCTGTTGCCTGGTGGTGGAGCAGTTGAGATGGCTGTGTCTCACAGGCTGACGGAGCGTTCACGAGCTCTGACTGGTGTAGAGCAGTGGCCGTACCGGGCTGTTGCTCAGGCCTTGGAGGTCATCCCACGTACACTCATCCAGAACTGTGGAGCTTCAGCAATACGTGTGCTCACAGCTCTTAGG GCCAAGCACACCCAGGAGGGCAACTCTTCATGGGGGGTCAATGGAGAGACCGGAACCCTGGCTGAAGTGGAGCAGCTGGGAATCTGGGAACCTCTGGCAGTTAAAGCCCAGACATATAAGACTGCAGTGGAG ACGGCCATCCTGTTACTCCGCATTGATGACATTGTTTCTGGTCACAAGAAGAAGGGAGACGGCCAGACGGGTGGTGCACCAATGGAGGACAAGGAATAG